The Spirosoma radiotolerans genome has a window encoding:
- a CDS encoding bifunctional 4-hydroxy-2-oxoglutarate aldolase/2-dehydro-3-deoxy-phosphogluconate aldolase, whose product MSQHTFSWELFSKAPIVGIIRGLPPDAIDHILPVYREAGLTTIEITMNTAGAASIIQNATNHHREGLNIGAGTVCTLDDLDQALDAGAQFIVTPVVDKKVIKACVKRGVPIFPGAFTPSEIYKAWTLGASMVKVYPATSLGPEYIKDVKAPLNQLKLMPTGGVSLDNMAAYFKAGADGLGIGSHLFDKALIQAKNWAGLKAHWQDFVKTMQAAMEQK is encoded by the coding sequence ATGAGCCAGCACACATTCTCCTGGGAATTATTCTCAAAAGCGCCGATAGTCGGCATTATCCGGGGACTGCCCCCGGACGCTATTGACCACATTCTGCCGGTTTACCGGGAAGCGGGCCTGACAACCATCGAAATAACGATGAACACGGCGGGGGCCGCGTCTATCATCCAGAACGCGACAAACCACCACCGCGAAGGCCTGAATATCGGAGCCGGAACGGTTTGTACGCTCGATGACCTCGATCAGGCGCTGGACGCTGGTGCTCAATTCATTGTCACTCCTGTTGTCGACAAAAAAGTCATTAAAGCCTGCGTGAAGCGCGGAGTCCCTATTTTCCCCGGTGCCTTTACCCCGTCCGAAATTTATAAAGCCTGGACATTAGGGGCGTCGATGGTTAAAGTATATCCGGCCACGTCCCTTGGCCCCGAATACATAAAGGATGTAAAAGCGCCCCTGAATCAATTGAAACTAATGCCAACGGGTGGTGTCAGCCTCGACAATATGGCGGCTTATTTTAAGGCCGGGGCCGATGGATTAGGCATCGGTAGCCACCTGTTCGACAAGGCCCTTATCCAGGCAAAAAACTGGGCCGGGCTGAAAGCGCATTGGCAGGATTTTGTTAAAACTATGCAGGCGGCTATGGAGCAGAAATAG
- a CDS encoding 2-dehydro-3-deoxygalactonokinase, whose protein sequence is MKNHLLGCDWGTSSFRLRLIDSTDLRLISEVTSQEGVASTFSDWKANGESQGVSREHFFRQQLKRQVDWLASKTAIDLTGTPIVISGMASSSIGMEEVPYATLPFPTDGSLASTRQLSAQADFPHDLTLISGVRTQDDVMRGEETQLIGLLDLLDTLQMSVDESILLFPGTHSKHIYIQQQQVTDFRTFMTGELFNLMAYHSILKDSVEPTDLHTFSDSDLTAFTSGINDADSSILNALFRVRTNQLFNKLSKKQNALYLSGLLIGDELKTLIKQPKWQLILCSGNNLYELYKLAMEVLQLSDRTTTISANLIDKATMAGQLKIAQNQHVLLPK, encoded by the coding sequence ATGAAAAATCATCTATTAGGGTGTGACTGGGGGACGTCCTCGTTTCGCTTACGGCTCATAGACAGCACCGACCTTCGGCTCATTAGCGAAGTCACTTCACAGGAAGGCGTAGCCAGCACCTTCAGCGACTGGAAAGCGAACGGCGAAAGCCAGGGGGTTTCCAGAGAACACTTTTTCCGCCAGCAGTTGAAGCGTCAGGTCGATTGGCTAGCCAGCAAAACAGCCATCGACCTAACGGGTACGCCTATCGTTATTTCGGGGATGGCTTCCTCCTCCATCGGTATGGAGGAGGTTCCCTACGCCACGCTGCCTTTCCCTACAGACGGTAGCCTGGCCAGTACCAGACAGCTTTCGGCACAGGCTGACTTTCCGCACGACCTTACCCTGATTTCGGGCGTCCGAACGCAGGACGACGTTATGCGTGGAGAAGAAACCCAGCTCATTGGCTTGCTGGATTTGCTGGACACTCTACAGATGAGCGTCGATGAGTCGATCCTGCTATTTCCGGGTACTCATTCAAAGCACATTTACATTCAGCAGCAGCAGGTTACCGACTTTCGCACCTTTATGACGGGCGAGTTATTCAACCTGATGGCCTACCACAGCATCCTGAAGGACTCTGTAGAACCCACTGATTTACACACGTTTTCTGACAGTGACCTGACCGCCTTTACGTCGGGAATCAATGACGCCGACTCGTCGATTCTAAACGCCTTATTTCGGGTCCGGACAAACCAGCTATTCAACAAACTGAGCAAGAAACAGAACGCGCTTTATTTAAGTGGCCTTCTAATCGGCGACGAACTAAAAACACTCATCAAGCAACCGAAATGGCAACTGATCCTGTGCAGTGGAAATAACTTGTATGAGTTGTATAAACTGGCGATGGAAGTACTTCAATTAAGCGACCGGACAACCACTATTTCCGCGAATCTGATTGATAAAGCGACCATGGCCGGACAACTAAAAATAGCGCAAAATCAACACGTACTCCTGCCTAAATGA
- a CDS encoding outer membrane protein assembly factor BamB family protein: MNFVLKSLFGLLILGSYLSLNEDKPSIKQSPPNNDWPTYGGNAAGNRYSPLSQINTQTVKNLTLAWSYDTGDNKASGQRGMDIQCQPIVIKGVLYGTSPRLKLFAIDAATGKQHWQFDPFADPEKKPRFHPVRGVMYWEDGQDKRILYTVGSFLYAVNATTGKLVESFGKNGTVDLHEGLGDRETLGHEVANLSIRVTTPGVIYKDLLITGSAVNEGGDAPPGYLRAFNVRSGKLEWVFHTIPLPGEYGYETWAKDSYRKLGGANCWAGLVVDEKRGVVYAGTGSPSVDFYGGARPGQNLFANCVIALNATTGKRIWHFQTVHHDLWDRDLPCPPNLITVKHNGKMVDAVAQATKDGYVFVFDRDTGKPLFPVNEVRVPTSPALPGEQPWPTQPVPTKPAPFVRQELTESEITTRTPEAHAYVLDRYKNSRHGSKYMPPNLEGTLLYGFGGGAEWGGNAADPDGILYQNANTMLWWLKMRDVRAQAGGVALTRGQTLFNTNCAVCHAAGEKAGAGNQTAQAYPNLTDVDKRLTKEQVASILVTGRGRMPSFGHLTADDREAIIRYLFKLDTKPAVASNDQHSSVVNTPTTEGEDFPYMPPYLNNGNTQFRDQDNYPAIKPPWGTLNAINLNTGEYLWQVPLGEYPELTKKGIPPTGTENHGGPIVTAGGLIFIAATYDETLRAFDKKTGKVVWEYKLPAGGFATPITYMVDGKQYIAIAAGGTRYGLKPGGSYVAFALP; this comes from the coding sequence ATGAATTTTGTCCTGAAATCCTTATTCGGCCTATTGATTCTGGGAAGTTACCTCTCCTTGAATGAAGACAAGCCATCCATAAAACAGTCCCCACCGAACAACGACTGGCCGACTTATGGCGGCAATGCTGCCGGAAATCGCTACTCACCTTTGTCTCAAATCAACACCCAGACGGTAAAAAATCTGACCCTCGCCTGGAGCTATGATACCGGCGACAACAAGGCCAGTGGTCAGCGGGGTATGGACATCCAGTGCCAGCCCATCGTTATAAAAGGGGTGCTCTATGGTACGTCGCCAAGGCTAAAACTGTTTGCCATTGATGCCGCCACAGGAAAGCAACACTGGCAATTTGACCCCTTCGCCGATCCCGAAAAAAAGCCCCGGTTCCATCCGGTTCGCGGGGTCATGTACTGGGAAGATGGCCAGGATAAACGGATTCTGTATACAGTAGGCTCGTTTCTGTATGCAGTCAATGCCACAACGGGAAAGCTGGTGGAGAGTTTTGGCAAAAATGGAACGGTCGATCTGCACGAAGGGCTTGGCGACAGGGAAACTCTTGGCCATGAGGTAGCCAACCTGTCAATCCGGGTCACGACCCCCGGCGTTATTTACAAAGATTTACTGATTACCGGTTCGGCCGTCAACGAAGGGGGCGATGCTCCTCCAGGCTATCTGCGGGCGTTCAATGTGCGTAGCGGCAAGCTCGAATGGGTATTTCACACCATTCCGCTTCCCGGTGAGTATGGCTACGAAACCTGGGCCAAAGATTCGTACAGAAAATTAGGCGGAGCCAATTGCTGGGCCGGCCTGGTAGTCGATGAAAAGCGGGGCGTTGTGTATGCCGGTACGGGATCGCCCTCCGTCGACTTTTATGGCGGAGCCCGCCCAGGGCAGAACCTCTTCGCCAATTGCGTCATTGCCCTGAATGCAACAACCGGCAAACGAATCTGGCATTTCCAGACGGTGCACCACGACCTGTGGGACCGTGACCTGCCCTGCCCACCCAATCTGATTACGGTCAAACACAACGGAAAGATGGTAGATGCGGTGGCGCAGGCCACCAAAGATGGCTATGTATTTGTCTTCGACCGGGATACTGGCAAACCCCTTTTTCCGGTAAACGAAGTACGGGTACCTACTTCGCCCGCCTTACCCGGCGAACAGCCCTGGCCTACCCAGCCCGTTCCAACAAAACCAGCACCATTTGTCCGGCAGGAGTTGACGGAGAGTGAAATCACGACCCGGACGCCCGAAGCCCATGCGTATGTACTCGATCGCTACAAAAACAGCCGGCACGGCAGTAAATACATGCCGCCCAACCTTGAAGGCACCTTGTTATACGGTTTCGGTGGCGGGGCCGAGTGGGGTGGCAATGCCGCCGACCCTGATGGCATTTTGTACCAGAATGCCAACACCATGCTCTGGTGGCTCAAAATGCGCGACGTTCGGGCGCAGGCTGGTGGCGTAGCCCTCACGCGCGGCCAAACCCTGTTCAATACCAACTGTGCCGTCTGCCACGCTGCGGGCGAAAAAGCGGGAGCGGGTAACCAGACCGCTCAGGCCTACCCTAACCTGACTGACGTTGACAAACGGCTGACGAAAGAACAGGTAGCCTCTATTCTGGTAACGGGACGGGGCCGGATGCCTTCGTTCGGACACCTTACCGCCGACGACCGGGAGGCCATTATCCGGTACCTGTTCAAGCTCGACACCAAACCCGCCGTCGCATCCAACGATCAGCACAGTTCAGTGGTGAACACGCCCACGACCGAGGGGGAAGATTTTCCGTACATGCCCCCCTACCTGAACAACGGCAACACCCAGTTTCGGGACCAGGACAACTACCCGGCCATTAAACCACCCTGGGGCACGCTGAACGCCATCAATCTCAACACGGGCGAATACCTCTGGCAAGTGCCTCTTGGCGAATACCCCGAACTGACAAAGAAAGGCATTCCCCCAACCGGTACGGAAAACCACGGAGGGCCAATTGTGACAGCAGGTGGCTTGATTTTCATTGCAGCCACGTATGACGAAACGCTTCGGGCGTTTGACAAAAAAACGGGTAAAGTCGTGTGGGAGTACAAGCTGCCCGCCGGTGGTTTTGCTACACCCATCACCTACATGGTCGATGGAAAACAGTATATCGCTATTGCCGCTGGTGGTACCCGCTATGGCCTGAAACCCGGCGGATCGTATGTCGCCTTTGCCTTACCGTAA
- a CDS encoding RagB/SusD family nutrient uptake outer membrane protein, whose protein sequence is MKKLVILGLAALLTAGCKGYLEEDTTGLLYGGNVLSTQDGLESALTGAYRGLGNQWTYGFLHPSANAATIGSDDVTTHPASNKADWREFDQFNVSTTNQRSGAVYTGCYKAIQGANNVINNYTKTAGTKATIDIIAGEAYFIRGFSYYWLTRFYGNIPLVLAGEYSASLLTIKKSTPAEVYALIVEDLKKAETLLPNTRRDPGRPNAGAAKAFLADVYLTMAGWPLKQTDKYDLAAAKAKEVIDNRAAYGFALMPTFAAVFDNDPAVAIIPESVFQISGFTGGSGTANATYGNTTMPGEEGGWDDMFAELNFFKNFPAGPRKDATFRTQFGLGATTIPWEQSLTKHPYYKKWYIKGNVVTSSISLPSVMMRYPHVLTIYAEAKARGTGGPDQAAYDALNAVRLRGLPAGTKALAPGDGLTAAQFADAVVQERAWEFACERTRWFDLIRLEQVEAANAAKSPEDLQPIKPITKANYWFPLPYTDTSINPNL, encoded by the coding sequence ATGAAAAAATTAGTCATACTTGGCTTGGCGGCCCTGCTCACCGCAGGCTGCAAAGGTTACCTTGAAGAAGATACGACCGGGCTGTTATACGGCGGAAATGTTCTCTCGACTCAGGACGGTCTGGAGTCGGCCCTGACCGGAGCCTATCGGGGCCTGGGCAATCAGTGGACCTATGGATTCCTTCACCCATCGGCCAATGCGGCAACCATTGGTAGCGACGATGTGACGACGCACCCAGCCAGTAACAAAGCCGACTGGCGCGAGTTCGACCAGTTTAACGTATCGACCACAAACCAGCGCTCAGGAGCTGTCTACACGGGTTGCTACAAAGCCATTCAGGGCGCCAACAACGTGATCAACAATTACACGAAAACGGCCGGTACCAAGGCAACGATCGACATTATTGCGGGCGAGGCTTATTTCATTCGTGGCTTTTCCTACTACTGGTTAACCCGTTTTTACGGCAATATCCCACTGGTTCTGGCGGGTGAATACTCGGCCAGTCTACTCACCATCAAAAAATCGACACCAGCGGAGGTCTATGCATTGATCGTCGAGGATCTGAAGAAAGCGGAGACCCTGTTACCCAACACCCGGCGCGATCCGGGTCGGCCCAATGCGGGGGCGGCCAAAGCGTTCCTGGCCGATGTGTACCTGACCATGGCGGGCTGGCCATTGAAGCAAACCGACAAATACGATCTGGCTGCGGCCAAAGCCAAGGAAGTGATTGACAACCGCGCTGCGTATGGTTTTGCGTTGATGCCAACGTTTGCCGCCGTTTTCGACAACGATCCGGCCGTGGCAATTATTCCGGAATCGGTATTTCAGATCAGTGGATTTACGGGAGGCAGCGGTACGGCCAACGCTACGTATGGCAACACAACCATGCCGGGTGAAGAGGGGGGCTGGGACGATATGTTTGCCGAACTCAATTTCTTTAAGAACTTCCCCGCTGGTCCCCGTAAAGATGCTACCTTCCGGACGCAGTTTGGCTTGGGTGCTACCACCATTCCCTGGGAGCAAAGCCTGACGAAACATCCGTACTACAAGAAATGGTACATCAAAGGTAATGTCGTTACGTCCAGCATTTCGCTGCCATCTGTCATGATGCGCTACCCACACGTACTGACCATCTATGCAGAGGCCAAAGCACGCGGTACGGGTGGACCGGATCAGGCAGCCTATGATGCATTAAATGCGGTTCGGCTGCGGGGTTTGCCGGCGGGAACCAAGGCACTTGCACCGGGTGATGGCCTTACGGCCGCTCAGTTTGCCGACGCCGTGGTACAGGAACGCGCCTGGGAGTTTGCCTGCGAACGGACCCGGTGGTTTGACCTGATTCGGCTGGAGCAAGTAGAAGCTGCCAATGCGGCCAAAAGTCCTGAAGATCTGCAACCAATCAAGCCAATTACCAAGGCAAATTATTGGTTCCCGTTGCCGTACACCGATACGTCAATTAACCCAAATTTGTAG
- a CDS encoding SusC/RagA family TonB-linked outer membrane protein has product MKKHVNYLFLLLLLCQGYAFAQNARVTGTVTGPDNQGLPGVNVQVSGTTVGTATDASGNFTLNAPGNGSLVFSNIGYISQTVPINGRSVVTIQLAEDQKTLNEVVVVGYGTQRKTDVTGALTAISTKEFAQQPVTRLDQVLQGRAAGVQVSQTNGAPGGDARIRIRGANSVLGNNNPLYVVDGFVGADFNFVNPSDIETIQILKDAASTSIYGSRGANGVVIITTKKGSKGLKVNYEGQFSTSEVIKKYDVLPAGEFAEIVNARATATGSNLPFTADQIAQFKQNGGTDWQSLVFRNGSGQQHQITLSGGSDKTTFLVSGNYLNQNGIVNNSGFKRYNLRTNINTQINDKLSFRLNLWATRSQNHNTLDGGAIVQALAWAPTTPAYGADGQPTFTDPIGSVYRNPLDYLYDQSVDANKSGININGGVNYKLPIKGLSLDLQYAVNYLNLQNLNLNGKRLSNNVPTASRYSAEQVTLQNTNNLNYDVKIGNHSINAVAVLETQQFTSRDFTASASGLRFPQLGYDNIGGNTAATVASSYQKWTLLSLLGRINYGYKDKYLVSAAVRRDGSSKFAAGNQYSVFPSVALGWRLSEEEFIKKLNVFSNLKLRGSWGMTGSQALGPYSTISSYSSAQVAFNNTAATSGVILGNPGNPDLKWETTKQVDVGLEMEFLNGRLHIEADYFKKNTTDLLLNVAIPSYAGGGTQARNVGEVENKGFEFSIGGTPLVAGSFRWETNLNLSTLQNKVLSLGGLPRLGQGTGVGGGMSTTNEFMLIPGEPLGSYWGLKYLGTWKPNEADAAAKQGRVPGDPHYQDLNGDNSITTDDFQIIGRAFPKATGGWNNTFTYKGLTLNVFFNGVFGVDKLNYTRAAALSGSGDARQFILSEIRDYYRPGNETSDVPAFTKTYQPFTQSSRFLENGSFVRLKNVSLSYNVPTGFIHNKANIRVFASATNLLTITKYKGPDPESARVGSNTDTAIGIDYGSYPNAKQYTLGINLGF; this is encoded by the coding sequence ATGAAAAAACATGTAAACTATCTCTTCCTGCTGCTGCTGCTGTGCCAAGGCTACGCCTTCGCTCAGAATGCCAGAGTGACGGGTACGGTGACCGGCCCCGACAATCAGGGGTTGCCGGGCGTCAATGTTCAGGTTAGCGGTACAACGGTGGGTACCGCTACCGATGCATCTGGCAATTTCACGCTGAATGCGCCGGGTAATGGCTCGCTGGTCTTTTCGAATATCGGCTATATAAGCCAGACAGTGCCTATTAATGGTCGCTCCGTTGTTACGATTCAGTTAGCGGAGGACCAGAAAACATTGAACGAGGTAGTTGTCGTTGGGTACGGTACCCAACGCAAAACCGACGTAACGGGTGCGCTGACGGCCATTTCCACCAAGGAATTTGCCCAGCAGCCGGTTACCCGACTGGATCAGGTGCTGCAGGGACGCGCTGCAGGTGTGCAGGTAAGCCAGACGAATGGAGCTCCTGGTGGCGATGCCAGGATTCGGATCAGAGGAGCGAACTCCGTTTTGGGCAATAACAACCCGCTGTACGTGGTCGATGGGTTCGTTGGCGCTGATTTTAACTTTGTTAACCCAAGCGATATTGAGACCATTCAGATCCTGAAAGATGCCGCATCGACCTCCATTTATGGTAGTCGCGGTGCCAATGGCGTGGTGATCATTACGACCAAAAAAGGTTCTAAAGGCCTTAAAGTCAACTACGAAGGTCAGTTCAGTACGTCGGAAGTCATCAAAAAATACGACGTATTACCGGCCGGAGAATTTGCCGAAATCGTCAATGCCCGCGCCACCGCTACGGGCTCCAATCTGCCCTTTACGGCCGATCAGATCGCGCAGTTCAAACAAAATGGCGGCACCGACTGGCAGAGCCTGGTATTCCGTAATGGATCTGGTCAACAACACCAAATTACGCTGTCGGGTGGTAGCGACAAAACGACCTTTCTGGTGTCGGGAAACTATTTAAATCAAAATGGTATCGTCAACAACAGCGGGTTTAAGCGGTATAACCTGCGGACCAACATAAATACGCAGATCAATGACAAACTTTCGTTTCGGCTGAATCTGTGGGCTACACGGTCACAAAATCACAACACGCTCGACGGTGGCGCCATCGTTCAGGCACTGGCCTGGGCACCCACCACGCCTGCTTATGGTGCCGATGGCCAGCCGACGTTTACGGACCCGATTGGTTCCGTTTACCGCAATCCGCTGGATTATCTGTACGATCAGTCAGTCGATGCCAACAAGAGCGGTATCAACATCAATGGTGGGGTGAACTATAAGCTCCCCATCAAAGGGCTTTCGCTCGATTTACAGTACGCCGTCAATTACCTGAATTTGCAAAACCTGAACTTAAACGGCAAGCGACTCTCGAACAACGTACCGACCGCAAGCCGGTATTCGGCCGAGCAGGTGACCCTTCAAAACACGAATAATCTGAATTACGACGTCAAAATAGGCAATCACTCCATTAACGCCGTTGCCGTTCTGGAAACACAGCAATTCACTAGTAGAGACTTTACCGCCAGTGCATCAGGACTACGGTTTCCGCAATTGGGCTATGACAACATCGGCGGGAATACAGCCGCTACCGTAGCGTCGAGTTATCAGAAATGGACCCTGCTGTCGTTGCTGGGACGTATCAACTATGGATACAAAGACAAATATCTGGTATCAGCGGCCGTCCGTCGGGATGGATCATCCAAGTTTGCAGCGGGCAACCAGTATAGTGTTTTCCCATCCGTAGCGCTTGGGTGGCGTTTATCGGAGGAAGAGTTTATCAAGAAACTCAACGTATTCAGCAACCTCAAACTGCGGGGAAGCTGGGGGATGACCGGCAGCCAGGCCCTTGGTCCTTACTCGACGATATCGTCCTATAGCTCAGCCCAGGTCGCGTTCAACAACACGGCTGCCACCTCGGGGGTTATTTTGGGCAACCCCGGCAATCCAGACCTCAAGTGGGAAACAACCAAGCAGGTGGACGTAGGCCTTGAAATGGAATTTCTGAACGGACGGCTGCATATTGAAGCTGATTATTTTAAGAAGAACACGACCGACCTTCTCCTGAACGTAGCCATTCCGAGCTATGCCGGTGGTGGTACCCAGGCCCGAAATGTGGGTGAGGTTGAGAACAAAGGCTTTGAGTTTTCAATCGGCGGTACACCTTTGGTAGCGGGAAGTTTCCGCTGGGAGACGAATCTGAACCTGTCTACTTTACAGAACAAAGTACTCAGTCTGGGTGGGCTGCCCCGGCTGGGACAGGGTACGGGCGTTGGGGGTGGCATGTCGACCACGAATGAATTTATGCTGATACCAGGCGAGCCACTGGGTTCGTATTGGGGCCTGAAGTATTTGGGAACCTGGAAACCAAACGAAGCCGATGCAGCAGCCAAGCAGGGTCGTGTACCAGGCGATCCACATTATCAGGATCTCAACGGCGACAATTCGATCACAACGGATGACTTTCAGATTATAGGCCGGGCATTTCCGAAAGCAACGGGTGGCTGGAACAACACATTTACGTATAAAGGACTGACCCTGAATGTATTCTTCAACGGTGTATTTGGTGTCGATAAGCTCAACTATACTCGGGCAGCAGCCCTGTCAGGCTCGGGCGATGCGCGGCAATTCATTCTGTCGGAGATTCGGGATTACTACCGGCCCGGTAATGAAACATCGGACGTTCCGGCGTTTACGAAAACATATCAGCCGTTCACCCAGTCGAGCCGGTTCCTGGAAAATGGCAGCTTCGTTCGTTTGAAAAACGTAAGCCTTTCCTACAACGTACCCACTGGATTCATTCATAACAAGGCGAATATCCGGGTATTTGCCAGCGCAACGAATCTGCTGACGATCACAAAATACAAGGGCCCGGATCCAGAGTCCGCCCGCGTCGGTTCGAACACCGATACCGCCATCGGTATTGACTACGGTTCCTATCCAAATGCCAAACAATATACGCTCGGTATAAACCTGGGCTTTTAA